The sequence CAATTTGGTTTAACTCATCTGTTTAAAGGTCATGACATTTCATTATCACGGCAGCAAAAATTTGGTATTTTTTGTTAATAAAAAAGTTACATTTTAGTTTCTTCAGTTTATTTATCAAACAATGTCCTTTATGATTAtgtattcaataaatattcatcCTTGGGGGGGAAAAGCAAAAATCCTGCAAACACACCCTCATTAAATGTGCTGTGCACAGCTATGCTCATTGGTAGTGACTCtgcaaggcagggatggggagcctgtggttttccagatgatgttgaacttCAACTCCTGTCAGCTCTGACTATTGGTCATACTGACTGCACTTGATagaagttggagtctaacaacaggaTCTCCATGCCTGATCCAATATCGTGGATAGGTTTCGCTTCCCAGCCATGCTACTTAAGAACTCTTTCTCCCTTGCCCACTTTTCAAACTGGAGACGCCAAAGACTGAAACTATGATTGTTTAGGTCTTATGGGGGCAGCCAGCTGGTGTGCAGAGGTCTTCATTGTGGTTCATACCTTCTGGGAGCGACATGTCATTGTTGGCTGCGGCCAGAGACAAACATGCTCAGAGAAATGGATGTGATTcttcacctttgtacagtaggcttcaTTACAACTGTGTGGAAGTTTCTATACACCTACACCTGTCCTCCATCCTCCATACAAGCAAGCAAGACATATTTTAACCCAGCAAAAGCAGTCAAGGAGGGCACaggaaaataatataataatatttatatcacaccactctgggcatcttccaacacataacataataaaacgttaatAACAACAATCTGATCTGATATAAAAAAATCACAACTTTAAAATAGACAtcttatatcaaacaaagcaacaatcAACAATCCATCGGGATCTAATAATACACAGTAAAATTAAACAACGGCAAATAATTAAACAGTTCACACATACCACAATAAAGAATTTAccaatctataatcaataaaaataacagcaaatcacaatgcatgAAAAccataaaacatacaaaaccatgtaaaaggatcaaattgaaaCACACAAATTATAAaactacacccacccacacccacccacccacacatacaTCCCTGAAATCCTCTCTTCCTagctgctgctgttctcaaagTCACAGTCTGGGAAAGGCTGGGTGGGGCAGATGGAAACAGCAGTGCCTGAGTAGGAACAGAAAACCCATGAGGGATGTGGGCTGAGGAAGGGAAGCGGCTGAGGGAGAGTCCTGAGAGTTGGATAGAGAGCCCTGGGGACCCACCCAGGGCTCCTCAACCTCAGCTTCACCACCACTTCTTTCAACCATGATATCTCAGCAAACGCTTCAATGTGTTCCTCCAAAACATATGTCTACTAAAATTTATATTGTCACCAATGGGAGTAAAATAAGAAACCATCACAATGTTTTAAGACATCCTCAGGTTTTGTCAGCAAAAACGACTTCTTGATTTTCTCCACCGCGAAGAATCTTTCAGGGATAATCAAAAGAATAGCTGTATAATCACCAGTTAAGTGATCCCAGCCTAAGCAATACAATTGAGTTTCAGGCAAAGGACATTCCTACCCGTACTTGGGATACCAGGGTTTGATTCTGgtcccttctgcaggcaaagcaggtgctctgccattgagccacTTCTGGGTTGCCCTGTTTCCAATCTCCACTCCTAGCAAACCTGGTGATATAACCCAAGGCTTCAGCAACCCACTCCTGGCTCACCATTTGGATTGCTGTGGGACTTGGCAGATGTGCAGTGCCACATAGACAATTAGAAGCTGGGGATAATTTTTTTGTTAAAGTTCTCTTTCAAGTCACAGCTGAGAGCATTACCACAACAGATTTCAGGGTTTGAATTTGGCTCCTTTACTACCTGCTTGAACACCTGATCGGATCTGAAGCTAGCATGTGAGCGAGTGACAAACCCTCTTCCCATCTCGTGTACCTCTTGTAGATGGGTCACGTGTGGACCTGGCTGGAGTCCAAAGAAGAATTCTTCACGGAGTCTGAGAAGAGCAGCAGCTGCCAGTCTCCCCAGGGCTCCCCAGGCTCTAGCTCAGATCCTGACCTGGAACTAGGCTGCTGGAGAAAGGGGGAAGAAACTGCTGAGGAGGAGGTCGAGGAGAGCAGCAGCCAAGAGGAGGAGAGTCAGCTGGGAACGAGTGGTCCTCTGGCATGGGAAGATGCCAGCAGAGGGGACCAAGAAGAGGCTGGGAGGTACAAGCAGGATGCTATCTTGAGGTTCCTGTCAGAGGTATGGCTGCTGGTGGGTGCAGTTGAGGAAAAGGCGGAGGTGGTGGTGGGTGACCTTGTCAATTGGCTGAAAAAATAGTGTTCCCAGTCCACGTGGCAGACTGGCCATTTCTGTATGCAGTTGGGTAAAGGTACCTGGAGATAGAGGTTCAGGATAAATGTGTTGACAAGGGTTGGTGCCTGCCCTCTAATTCAAAAGTGGAAGGGTGTCTTTGACCAGATGCTCTTCTATTAACATGCCCATGGAGTGCTATTCTGTGTCTTGGCTGCGTCTCTATCCTATGCCCGTTAGGACAAAAGATGTGTTGAATGGACAGATCTGCATATAGTTCTGTAATGTCACTAATTCTGCAATGGTCTTAAGCTGTTTAGCCTGTCACCCTCTCTTCCAGGTAACACATTTGATGGAGCCCCTTTGCATTGGCAGCACATACCTGGCCCAGGGTCCACAGGCACTTTGCAGTGCTGGGGAGCTGCCTGGAAGGGGATTGCTGGATCATGAAGGAGACATAAAGGGATCTGTGATCCACCAAGAGGAGGAAGTGGCTAAAGGAAGTCTGAAAAAGAGAGCTACTTCCCAGGGAAGGGGAAAGTTGGCATTTCAGGTCTCAGAAGGGCTGCCAGTTATGAACTGGGAAGCAGAAGGAATGGAAGAGCAACAGGATCTGTGTGAGGAGTCAGGAGACTCTCAGATTCAGGATGACAATCCCAATGGGGGTTTGGGAAAGAAGATGCCGCATAGCCTTGTGGAAAGTGCAGGAGAAACAGATGAAGATGACTACTCATTAGAGCTTACAAATGATCCTTCCTTCAGTTGGAGAAAGCTGAAGGATGGGGTGCCACAAAACGTCGAGGTAAGTGGTGAAACTCTCACAAGTCGAGTTTTAGGACTAGGTCTCTGTCTCTGTGCCTCATCTCCCCATTTTGGGATAGAGGTCATATTCTTTGGAAAGGAGAAGCACAGTGAAGTGAAAGTTGATAAGCACCAAGGGAAAGATGAAATCTGTGAGCTAGCCATGATTGTTggtgggaagggggaaagtgAGAACAAGTGGCTTGGGAGGGCTTAGCTGCGTTTTCAGGTGGGGTGGAGAAAAGATGGATCCACCCAGTTAGAATCCTTGTATCTTCCATCATGGGCATCTGACCCTGACTTTGATATTCCATTTGTTACTTTGCCAATTCAGCTCATGCCTATTTTGTGTTCACCAGGAGGTGGCTGCGGAACGCACTGAAGAACAAGCTGAAGACTGGAAAGATTGTGACTTCCACCTGAGTTACAGCAACGATGACTCCAgtccctatggaacacccttgATGAGCTCTCCTGCCACAAGTACAGCTTCTTTGCCTTTGTGAGTAATGGTGGCACAAAGCTCAGAAATGGCATCATGCCTACTCTTCAGGCTTCGTACTTTAAGTGTAGCCAGTCATCTCTCCATGCAATCCTgcacaggtctactcagaagtaaaccccactgagttaTGTGGGCCTGGCTCCCAGCTAAGCTTAtatatagggttgcagcctaaagCTCCCTCTAGAAGAGGCGCGGGGAACTCTTTGTTAGGAAATAACTGGGGAATACCAGTTAATCCAGATATTCTATGTGTGGGGGAaactacaaaagaaaacaaaaaacggCTGACTGCCTGAATTAAAAAAACATGGGTCTGACTCACTCTGTAGTCAAAAGGGCCCCCAGCAGAGTTTAAAACTAAAATATATGCAGTGTTTGCAAAGCGTGGCaaatataggttgttagacctttaaatgTCCCAGTATTAAGCACTGGGTACTAATTGTGTTCCCCTGTCTCTACCACTCTCAGAGTTAATAGAGCACAAACTTTCGTAaatttaaatgctttacttataTTAAGTAAAGGTCACACTCATGCATCAATCAATgctacagcaaaaacaacacaggtaaaAACTTATTGAGTACAAAATACGAAAAGGGTACCTTCAAGCATGGAGTTTGGACAGGGAGCGCCAGCCTCATGTGTCTGGTCAGTTGCATGGTTCaaaaagaagagggagagaggagcagGGAACAAACAATACTTCCCTCCTCCTTGAAGGTGAGGGGGTGAATCTTAGTTGTGCCTTCTCTAGAAATTTACAGTTCTGTGCTCTTTAACCCCTTCATTTACTATCTTTCATTGGTAAGTTGTACAAATTTCTTTTTCCATCGGGGGCTAGCAAACCTTAGCTGCACCACCGGTCCAATAACACATTTCATCCCACCAATTTCTTTTTCCTGATGGGAATAAATCTGTTCCGTTTCTTATCTGTATAGGATGCGGCTGAGCCAAGATGACCCTCTCCAGCAGcatttgcttttcaaaaaaactttgTTGTCCATCTGGAAGATGGTGGCTGGCCACAGGTGTGTTATTAAGGTTTATGGAGGTGAAGAGGACTAAGGCTGCATCCACAGTACCACATCTTCATGGTTGCTTGATACTAACCATTCAAGAGCTGGTGCAGGTCACACAGCATCTTGCGATTTGTTTGTGTCTGCATGccacttcctctcctccccccaattTAAGAGATGCAACCTTTTGCACAGTCTGGTCTAGACTGAAATCTCCTGCTGTCCCACTTCCTGACGCTGCAGTTTTCCTCTTTCAAATTGTTTAATTTCTTTGAGTGGTGTAGTGTTGCATCTATACATTCAGTAACCTAGGCACTTAGCTTATTGCATTTACTGCATctgctaatttttttttaatagcagaaATCGTATCAGACTTGCTTCATGATCCTAAAATCCAATACACTCCTGAGATTATCACCCTGGGGTTTTCTTGGCAAGCAGCATCAAATTTATCAAGGTGGATTTGGGTAAACAGGAGCGACTGCCCATATCTGGTGGTTATTAAGAGGGTGAACTATGTGTGTAAGGTGAGGGGAGGGTTGAAATTTAAGAGGAGGAAATATATAAATAGAGGAAATGTGCCAAAATTTAGTACCGATTCAGTGAGAGTAAACCTAAGACTTTAAAGCCTGCATGGAAAGACCAGAGTTGGATGCTGAGGGATTCAAAGCTCGAACAGAAGAATGTCGTGGATCAAGCTCAGAGAGAACTGGTGAAAATATGGGGGAAGACACTGGGATCCCAGGACTGAAGCCCGGAGGAAATGGAGTGTCCTATATGTATTAGggttaggaatgtaggaagccaccttataccaaatcagaccattagtccctctagcttagcattgtctactctgactggcagctaccCTCCAGGTTTCAGACTAGGGACATTTTCAGTCTTGTCTGGAGACTGAACTGCAATCATTTGCaaccaaagcagatgctcttccattgagctacagcccttccccataaTTAGAATTGGAAGACAGAACAACAGCTGAATGTCTCCCTTTTTCCCAGCCTATCCTGGCCTGATTCTCTTGGTCCGACATGATGCATACACAGCATTCAGAGCTGCCCCCTGTAAAGCACAAACCTGTGCATGGTTCTACCCTGAGCATTTCACCCTTCCTTTCTAATTGTTATATTGTGATTTCTTAGCTGATTGACTTCCATCCGCCAGTCACTGTCATCCCCACTAGTCATTCTGAGATACAGAAAAAGGTGTGGCATGAAGTCCGGCGGTGAGTCAAGGGGTTGTGTAATGCACATGGGGAAGCCTATTTAGCTCTCTTCATCTCTGTCTACCCCTTAGATACAGCGGCCCCTTTCTGAAGCCCGTTTCCGAGAAGCAGGCTCCTGGTTACAAAGATGTGGTGAAAAGGTCAGCTGAGAAAGTGGAGGGAGAGCTGGTACGGAGAATAAGGCTGTGGAGTGGCTACAAGTCACAACAACTGCCATGGTTGCAGTTCCAGCCAAATTGTCCGATGCCAGAGTCTATGATAATGTTACGGGATCAGTTTCAGCTTATGAAGTCAAGTTGATATGGATAAGATGCTGGTGGCAATACATCTGCCCACATGCCCTCTTCACCCCTGTCCCTCCTAGCTTCTTAAATCTACCAGAGGGGGTTTGATTCCTTGGGTCCAAGGCATGGAGAACATTTTATTGTGTGATAGGGTGGTTCCAGCTGCCTTGAAAGAGATGGTGGTGTGAACACTCTTGAAGAAACTGGCCCTGGGCCCTTCAGACTGGAATAACTACCATCCAGTTGCAGCTACCAATTTCTTGGTGGTGGAGAGAGTAGTGGCAGGGCATCTGCAAGCATTCTTGGACGACACACAGCATTTAAACCCATTCCAATCTGGATTCAGGCTTGGCTATGGGACCGAGTCATCCTTGACCACCTTTACAGTGAGCAGGGCAAGGGTAATGCAGCTTTGTTCCTGCTTTTCTGCCTCTCAGCTGCGTTTGATACCATTGTGCATATAGCCTCTTGGACTGGCTCCATGGAATGAGAAACGGGGGGTTCCAGTCCTACCTACATTGAGAGAGTACTTTTTGGCCCCTTTGGTGGTTAAATTATGGGATGCTGCCAGGCACTATTTTATCCCCTGTGCCATTGAATACCTATATGAAGCTGTTGGGAAGCAGTCATTAGGCATTTTGGAGCCAGATGCCATCAGTATACttatgacactcagctctatttctccataacatctggatCAGGAGAAGCCTGCCTGGATGCAATGGTGGGATTGATGAGGTTCATGAGTCAGTCTCCCATTCCCTCCCCTTACCCACCCAATAATTATTATTGATTGAAAAGCAGTGAGGTAGAGGATGGGATTGGGGTTGGGACTTTAGTACTGGGGTAGATTCCCTTAACATGAATCACTCCCCCAGATGCTATTATTTAGATGAGAAAAGACAGTCGCCTGTATTGTACCCATCTACCCACTCTGTGGATAATAGCAGCTTTAGTGTGTGATTTATGTATTAAGAAGCAGTATGGGTATGTGAAGGGTTAAACCCACCCCCAGAATCATCATAGACCTGATCCAAATTGAGGGAAGGGGATGATTTCAACCAAAGAAAAGTATGTTTGAAGATTAAATCCACTGTACAACACAAGCCAGTAACTGCCACCATCCACTGATGGAGGAACAGAAATTCTTACTCTAAGGATTGGATATTTCCTCTGAGAGCTATCTAGGCTACCAAGTTAAAATTCTGCCAGTTTCCAATCTATAACCACCCAAATCCTTCTCCGAGAGACAATGTAATTTTTTCTTAACAACTAGGCTAGAGTGACAGACAATTGCAACTTACTTCTCCCTCCTTTCTGAAGGCCAGCTGATCTTTCCTCCATAAAGAGGAGCCTCTCCAAGGGCCGCATTCAGAATATGGTGCAGTTCCAGCGGGATCTCATGCTGATGTTCCAGAATGCCATCATGTACAATAACGCCAACCACCATATACATCGCATTGCTCTGGAGAT comes from Podarcis raffonei isolate rPodRaf1 chromosome 2, rPodRaf1.pri, whole genome shotgun sequence and encodes:
- the LOC128408091 gene encoding bromodomain-containing protein 8-like; this translates as MNWEAEGMEEQQDLCEESGDSQIQDDNPNGGLGKKMPHSLVESAGETDEDDYSLELTNDPSFSWRKLKDGVPQNVEEVAAERTEEQAEDWKDCDFHLSYSNDDSSPYGTPLMSSPATSTASLPLMRLSQDDPLQQHLLFKKTLLSIWKMVAGHRYSGPFLKPVSEKQAPGYKDVVKRPADLSSIKRSLSKGRIQNMVQFQRDLMLMFQNAIMYNNANHHIHRIALEMQREVLEQLQMLGEALLCSEEMQGFVRRC